A region of Paenibacillus sp. 37 DNA encodes the following proteins:
- the nikB gene encoding nickel ABC transporter permease: MFRILLRKFLEVFIFLLFIMFVSFLFIRLAPGDPVLTILNVDELSVSQEQVEAVREEMGFNDSLPVQFGNWLLDFVRLDFGVSYSTGQPVMQTLMRALPATAELTIGALLVMLVIAIPLGSLSALHRGSWIDRGSRMLSIVGAAVPSFWLGLILIDMFGVRFGNLPTMGRDGFTSLILPSLTLGLAISSVYVRLLRSSLLDSLSQEFVRSARARGLSEGRIFMLHAFRHSLPPVITVFGVSLGSLIGGVVVIEVLFAYPGIGKLVVDAIRQRDYPLIQGYILIMAILVFLVNTAVDLSYRYLNPEMKLKEKEAHR, from the coding sequence ATGTTTCGCATTTTGCTTCGGAAGTTCCTAGAGGTATTTATTTTTCTGCTGTTCATTATGTTTGTGAGTTTCCTGTTCATTCGTTTGGCGCCGGGTGATCCAGTGCTGACGATCCTGAACGTAGATGAACTGTCTGTCAGTCAGGAGCAGGTCGAAGCTGTACGCGAGGAGATGGGCTTCAACGATTCGCTTCCTGTCCAATTTGGCAACTGGTTGCTCGATTTCGTTCGACTCGACTTCGGCGTATCGTATTCGACAGGTCAGCCCGTCATGCAGACCTTGATGCGTGCGCTGCCGGCTACGGCTGAGCTGACGATAGGCGCTCTGCTGGTCATGCTCGTGATAGCGATCCCGCTCGGCTCGCTTTCAGCGCTCCATCGCGGAAGTTGGATTGACCGGGGCAGCCGGATGCTCTCCATTGTGGGTGCGGCGGTGCCAAGCTTCTGGCTGGGTCTGATCCTGATCGATATGTTCGGCGTACGATTCGGCAATCTGCCGACTATGGGCCGGGATGGATTCACCTCGCTTATTCTGCCATCTCTGACGCTGGGACTTGCCATCTCCAGCGTTTATGTGCGTCTTTTGCGTTCCAGCCTGCTAGATTCTCTTAGTCAGGAGTTCGTTCGGTCCGCCCGGGCAAGAGGGTTATCCGAAGGCCGGATCTTCATGCTTCATGCGTTTCGGCACAGTCTGCCGCCTGTCATTACGGTATTCGGCGTAAGCCTCGGCAGCCTGATTGGTGGAGTTGTCGTGATTGAAGTGTTGTTCGCTTATCCGGGTATTGGCAAGCTTGTCGTTGACGCCATCCGTCAGCGTGATTATCCATTGATCCAGGGTTACATCCTGATCATGGCGATCTTGGTATTCCTCGTGAATACGGCGGTTGACCTGTCTTATCGTTATTTGAATCCTGAAATGAAACTCAAGGAAAAGGAGGCCCACCGATGA
- the nikA gene encoding nickel ABC transporter substrate-binding protein, whose protein sequence is MNKKTPLLALVSLALSAGLLSACGSSESSPAAQPSTGNKNVHFLYNFSTSSLDPHVDSSYVPLRAGITETLVRLDEENLTVAPWLAESWESEDGQHWTIDLRDDVTFQNGKPMTGESVKASLERALEENVAIQNALKIDTIEAEGDKLEITTTQPFPEFASELVNPNTAIIDVSEPDVVNKPIGTGPFKLTSFTPGSKLDLDRYDEYWDGASPLDSITFSFNEDANARTLALKSGQVDIVYRPEVESLESLKAMDGMTVESTSTFRVHQMTTNMQRESMKDINVRRAVDALIDRQGIVDTILLGYGEAAIGPFLPSLPFAPTYAETAKQSGPDAAVNYLKEAGYTQQNGVMTKDGKPLQLTLLTYSARADLPLIAQVFQSDAKKIGIDVQIRQIDTPEDYMASNRDWDIATYSNLTAPRGDAGYYLNATYHPKGALNFSGSEDPELTKIIDELNLTVAPEKRAELAEKAANYVHDNVLNSFVLHPGTIVAYNGKKIKNWVTTRSEYYMITNKLDVM, encoded by the coding sequence TTGAATAAAAAGACGCCACTGCTAGCGCTGGTCTCCTTGGCCTTGAGCGCTGGACTGTTGAGCGCCTGCGGATCATCTGAGTCCAGTCCCGCTGCGCAGCCATCCACCGGTAATAAAAATGTTCACTTCCTATATAACTTCTCCACCAGTTCACTAGATCCACATGTGGATTCAAGCTATGTGCCGCTGCGCGCGGGCATTACGGAAACGCTGGTTCGTCTCGATGAAGAGAACCTGACGGTTGCTCCATGGCTTGCTGAGAGCTGGGAGAGCGAAGATGGTCAGCATTGGACAATCGACCTGCGAGACGATGTGACCTTCCAGAATGGTAAGCCGATGACGGGCGAATCCGTTAAGGCATCCCTTGAGCGGGCACTGGAAGAGAATGTAGCCATCCAGAACGCTCTGAAGATTGATACGATTGAAGCCGAGGGTGACAAGCTGGAGATCACCACAACTCAGCCGTTCCCGGAGTTCGCTTCGGAACTGGTGAATCCCAACACGGCGATTATCGACGTGAGTGAGCCGGACGTTGTGAACAAGCCCATTGGCACGGGCCCGTTCAAGCTGACCTCTTTTACCCCAGGCAGCAAGCTGGATCTGGATCGCTATGATGAATATTGGGACGGAGCATCGCCACTGGATTCCATTACATTCTCATTCAATGAAGATGCTAATGCCCGCACACTTGCGCTCAAATCTGGTCAGGTTGATATCGTATACCGTCCAGAGGTCGAGAGCCTCGAATCGCTCAAAGCAATGGACGGCATGACTGTGGAGTCCACGTCGACGTTCCGTGTGCATCAGATGACGACGAATATGCAGCGGGAGAGTATGAAGGACATTAACGTCCGTCGTGCGGTGGATGCGTTGATCGACCGTCAGGGCATCGTGGACACTATCCTGCTCGGCTACGGGGAAGCGGCCATCGGACCATTCCTGCCATCGCTGCCGTTCGCGCCAACATATGCAGAGACTGCTAAGCAATCCGGGCCTGACGCTGCAGTGAACTATCTTAAGGAAGCAGGGTACACGCAGCAAAACGGCGTGATGACCAAGGATGGCAAACCATTGCAGCTGACGCTACTGACGTATTCGGCTCGTGCCGATCTGCCACTAATTGCTCAAGTGTTCCAATCTGATGCGAAGAAGATTGGGATCGACGTGCAGATTCGCCAGATTGACACGCCAGAAGATTATATGGCATCCAACCGTGACTGGGATATTGCGACGTACAGTAATTTGACAGCCCCGCGTGGCGATGCAGGTTATTACCTGAATGCAACGTACCATCCGAAGGGTGCTCTTAACTTCAGCGGATCGGAAGACCCGGAACTGACCAAGATTATCGACGAGCTGAATCTCACCGTTGCACCGGAGAAACGCGCAGAGCTTGCCGAGAAGGCAGCCAACTACGTGCATGACAACGTGCTGAATTCATTCGTGCTGCATCCGGGTACGATCGTGGCCTACAACGGCAAGAAGATCAAAAATTGGGTTACCACCCGCAGTGAATATTACATGATCACCAATAAGCTGGACGTGATGTAA
- a CDS encoding SUKH-4 family immunity protein, protein MDFHIVEIKDYYESEIINYDFTNLKDWGISEENAHFLIDIGVPEQYDDFSFYKSEAFQVKVIEGEEYIQIGHFASYGMRDSYGLYLKQGSDMFFTTSSLDKSNVYMLNKNLGTFFLFHLIRSELATKMRLEGTYTSDEYARAFRGYFEQIDPIAMKNVEGYWSHLLEDYETGL, encoded by the coding sequence ATGGATTTTCATATCGTAGAGATAAAGGACTACTATGAATCGGAAATAATTAATTATGACTTTACTAATCTAAAAGATTGGGGCATAAGTGAAGAGAATGCTCATTTTTTAATCGACATAGGAGTTCCAGAACAATATGATGATTTTTCCTTTTATAAATCTGAAGCTTTCCAAGTGAAAGTTATTGAGGGAGAGGAATATATTCAGATTGGTCACTTTGCAAGTTATGGTATGCGTGACTCGTATGGTCTCTATCTAAAACAAGGGAGCGATATGTTTTTCACGACATCATCATTGGATAAGTCCAACGTATATATGCTCAATAAGAATTTGGGAACCTTCTTTTTGTTTCATCTAATTAGAAGTGAACTGGCAACTAAAATGAGACTGGAGGGTACATATACCTCAGATGAGTATGCCAGAGCATTTCGTGGTTATTTTGAGCAGATTGATCCGATAGCAATGAAGAATGTCGAAGGTTATTGGTCACATTTGCTGGAAGACTACGAAACTGGATTGTAA